The genomic region ACGCCGGCAACATAGAGACTCAGGGGGGACACCTTCGCCTCGCCGCGGGGCGCGGCAATGCCCCGGGCAAGGGCCACCTTCTCCATGTCGACCTTCACGGGCACGGGAAGTTCCGGGTCGGAAATCACGGAGCGGACGTCGTTTACTTCCAGCCCGTCCAGACGGCAGCGATACAGTTCCTCAAAGAAGGAAACTTCTCCCTTGTGCCTGCTGCGCTGATCCAGCAGCATACCGAGCCGCTGATACCAGCCGTTCACCTGCACATCGGCAATACGCTGTTCCATCTGCGTGTTGCCGACATGCACCTTGTCCACAATACCCGTGGCGCTGATGGATTCCGCCACGATGGGCAGCGTATCCGCGTCATAGGCGGGCATACTGGGCTTGACGAACATGCACTTTCTGTTGAAGCCCTTCACTTCCACGCTTTCAATGGTGCCCTTGTGCATGACGGCATCGTCGGGCAGCTCATATTCCACGCCCTTCAGGCTGAGCGTATTGTTCAAAAAGGAATAGCGTATTTCCTGCGCCTGCGCAGGCACGGCGGAAAGCGCCGCAAACACGGCGTCTTCGGTATAGCTTTCCAGAATGCGAAGCCCCATGTAGCCGGAAAGTCCGGCCCAGAAAACAAGGCCCCCCGCAATGTATTTTTTGTTCATTACCTCTCCTTGCGATGATGATGGAATGTTCCCGTTCCGCGTGCCCGGTCCCGGCGGGTCTGCGGGAAGAATCCCGTCCCGCGCAGCACGCGTCGGACCGCCTGCGCCGCCCCCTGAGAGGCCTGTCCCGCCCGTGCAGGAATCGGAAAAGGCGCAGGTCCCTTCCCTCCGGTCTGCCCCGTGTCGGAAAGGGCCGCTCCTCCGGGAAGGAAAAAAGAAAAAGACCCCGCCCTTCGAGGGCGCCCTGTCCGGTGCGGATGAAGGAAACGGGGATACGGGTCGAAAAACAGGTCTCTCCCGCACGGCGAAGAACTCGAAGAGCCCTGCGGAACGTCGGGCCGGAGCAGAAACTCCGGTGCGCCGGAGCTGCGCCGTCCGGCCCGGGGAGTCCGGGCCGCCGTGCCGGGGAAAAGGTCAGTTCAGGCCGAGCAGTTCCTTTACGGCCTCTTCGCGGAAGCCCACCACGCTGCGGCCGTCGGGCGCCACCAGCGTGGGGAAGGACCCCCTTGCGTTGTAGGAACGGAGCGTGGCCATGATTTCCTTCCGGGCCGGATTGTCGAACTCATCCACAAACACCAGGCGGTGCTCTATGCCGTGCTGCACGAGAAAATCCTTGAGACGCACGCAGTGACGGCAGGTATGCAGCGTGTACATGACGGGCACGCCTGCGGAACAGGGGTCCACCCCCCAGCGGTACAGCTCTTCCATGCCCTGCGGAATACCCGTTTCGGGCACGGGGGCGACATGCCTGTGCTTCTGCGCCGGATTCTTCCTGCGGAAGAACAGAATGAGCAGAAAAACGCCGATGACGACAACACCAACCAGAGGTAAGGCACCTGATCCAGTTTCCACAAATCGCTCCTGAAACCGGTCCGCCCGGGGACCGTCTGCCCGTACCGGAGGTACGGAAAACAAAAGAGCCGGCAAAAACCGGCTCCTCCGCTCTCAGCGGCTATTCAAAACGACCGACGCGGGTAATGACGACCATGTCCACGGGCACGGCCTCATGTTCGCCCTGCGGCTTCACCTTGAGTTTCGCAATCTTGTCCACCACGTCCATGCCGTCTTCCACGCGGCCGAACACGCAGTAGCCGTACCCTTCGGGGGTATCGTCCTTATGGTCGAGCTCCTCGTTGTCCACCAGGTTGATGAAGAACTGGGCCGCGGCGGAATGAGGTTCGGAAGTGCGCGCCATGGCAATGGTGCCGCGGGTGTTGGAAAGCCCGCTTCCGGCCTCGTTCTGGATGGGCTCATGGGTGGGCTTTTCGTCCATGCGCACGCCGAGTCCGCCGCCCTGAATCATGAAGCCCTTGATGACGCGGTGGAAAATGGTGTTGTCGTAAAAGCCCTCGTCCACATAGCGCAGGAAGTTGGCCACCGTGACGGGGGCCTTGTCTTCAAAAAGTTCCAGCAGAATGTCGCCGGAGGAAGTTTCCATAAGGATAAGAGGATTGCTCATCGCTGACTCCGCAAAGGTAATTTTTTCCTTTGTGACGCAAAAAGGAGGAAAAGGCAAGGCAGACTAGACGGGCCTTTCCATGAAGGCGCGCACATCTTCCATGCTCCGGCAGTGATACAGCGCCTGCATGAGGCGCACGGTAAGAGTTTCCACGGTCTTGTCGCCGCCGGAAACGGCCCCCATCCGCGCGGCCAGCACGCCTATGGGGTAGCGCGAAAGGTCCACGCCGTCGAACACGCACTGCGACGCGCACACGATGACCACGCCCTTTTCCACGGCTCTGCGTATGGCGGGCAGAAAGCTTCCCCGGCTGTCGTTGGGCACGCCCCCCGCGCCGAATCCTTCTATGATGATGCCGCGATAGCCCGCATCGACCAGCATGTCCAGAAGTTCGGGCCGCGTGCCGGGGATGAGCTTGAGCACGCATACTCTGCGTTCCAGCCCGGCGACCAGTGAAAAGGCCTTTCCGTCAGAAGTGCGGCGCTCACGCCACTGCACGCCTTCGGGCGTGATTCTCGCAAGCGGCGCGTTCACGCTGGCGTAGGCGGCAAAGCGTTCGGTATGCATCTTCTTGGCTCTCGCCCCGTCGATGACATCTCCGTGGAACACCACATACACCCCGGGCACGCCCTCGCAGGCCGTGAAGAAGGCATCGCGCAGATTGCGCGGCCCGTCGGAACCTTCCATGGCAAGGGGCAACTGGGAACCGGTAATGATTACGGGCCGCGCAAGGTGCCGCAGCATCTGGTGCAGGGCTGCGGCCGTATAGGCCAGCGTATCCGTGCCGTGGCTTATGACGAAGCCGTCGAAATCGTCGTGGGCCTCGGCCACGGCCCGGGCCATGGTCTCCCAGTCTTCGGGCTGAAGATTGCTGCTGTCCAGATTCATGAGCTCGCGCACGCTCACTTCACAGGGCAGTTCCCCCAGTCTTTCCAGCATGGCCCCGCCCGACAGCCGGGGAACGAGTCCGTCCTCCGAGGGTTCGCAGGCAATGGTGCCGCCCGTGGCCAGCATGAGTATGCGTTTCATCATTCCTCCTCCGGCGCAAGCTGGCCGGAACCGTCCGTGGCCTCACTCAGGGCGAGGCGGCACGGTTCGAGACATTCCTCGGGCATCTCCAGCGTGAAGCGGGCCGCCTCGTCGAAGGCCTCCTCCGCCACTCGGGCCTGAAAACGGGGCAGCAGGCGGTAGAATCTGTCCACATACGCATAGCCTATGCGTACCGACGCACGGACGAAAACCTTTTTCTCCGTCACGGGCAGAAGAGCCAGCGCCTCCTTCACGCCGTTCTGATACGCGCGCGTGAGCCCGCCCGTGCCCAGCTTGATGCCGCCGAAGTACCGCGTGGTCACGGCGGCCACCTCGCCCACGCCTCCGTAAAGAAGCTGCGCGAGCATGGGCCTGCCCGCAGTACCGTGGGGTTCGCCGTCGTCGCTCTGCCCTATCTGCGCCGTGTCTCCGGGCCTTCCCACGGCGTAGGCATAGCAGTTGTGCCGCGCATCGGGAAATTCCCTGCGCACGCATTCCACAAGGGCAAGCGCCCTTTCCCGGCTGTCCGCACGGGCCAGCGTGGTGATGAAACGGCTGCGCTTGATTTCCTCCTCAAAGCGCACCCACTGTCCCCCGCCGGGAGCGGAACCGTCGAAAAGCGGAAGGTCGGGAACCTGGTAGCCGGGCATAAAAATCCTTCAATAACAACTGGTTGAAAAAAGTTTCCCTGTTTTTTCCGTATATGAAAAAAAACACTTTACAAAACGGAAAGTCTCGTCTAAATAAGAATCATTCCTGTTACGGAACAAAAAACGAACATTCAGACTAACATCAACGTCTTTTCGCACAAGGAGCTGTTATGAGCAAGACCTACGACAACCTGATGGAAGCTTTCGCCGGTGAATCCCAGGCCAACCGCAAGTACCTCGCCTTTGCCGCCCAGGCGGAAAAGGAAGGCTGCAGGCAGGCCGCCAAGATGTTCCGCGCCGCCGCCGAAGCCGAAACCATCCATGCCCTGGCCCATCTGCGCAACGCCAAGGAAGTGAAAAGCACCGCTGAAAACATTCAGGCCGCCATTGCCGGCGAAACCCATGAATGCGTCAACATGTATCCCGGCATGATCCTCGACGCGAAGAACGAAGAGGAAATGGCCGTCGCCAAGTACCTCGACATGGTCTGCAAGGTGGAAGGCGTACATGCCGAACTGTACAAGGACGTGGCTCTCGATCCCTCCACCGATGCCGAAGACTACTACATCTGCCCGGTGTGCGGCTTCATCAGCAAGGGCAAGTTCGACGGCAAGTGCCCCGTGTGCGGCGCTTCCGGTGAAAAGTTCTATACCGTGAAGTAATTTCGCGCCCGACGCCCCTCCTCCGGGGGGCTCCCGGCCGCCGGATATTCCGGCGGCCTTTTTTCTTTAAGCGCCGCATCCTGCTTCTTTTCTCCCCACCGCCGCAAAAAAGACGGAAAAAATGCCGTACGGCACACCCCGCCGCGAGAGTGCAACATCGCAGGAAAAGAAAGCAACGCCGCCGGGCGGAAGCGGTACCCCCCGACGGCAGACCGCCGATTTTTCCCGGTGAAGCGGCATACGCCGCAAAAAAAAACGGCCTGTTCCGAAGGAAGTTTTCCTCCTTCCCCCTTTCGGCGGAACGGATGCAGAGCACGAACACGCAAAAACGGCTCTGCATAGTACGCATAAAGACGCCCGGCGGCGCAGAAACAGGGAAACGCCTGCTTCCGGCACGTCTTTTTTTGCGCTCCCGGCCGGAAATTCCCCTCTTTTTTCCATTTACAAAAGCGGCCCAAAGGCATAGACGCTTGCTTTACACCATTTTCCGAGGGCAGCATGAACGATCTACTCATCATTGCCGGAGCCTGGTTCATAGGCGCTTTCATCAACGGCCTCACGGGCATGGGGGGCACGCTCATCGCGCTTCCGCTCATCTCCCTGTTCGTGTCCTCCAAAGACGTCATTCTCATAAGCCTCATTTCCGGCACTCTGGTGGGCACCATGACCATGGTGTTCTACTGGCGTCATATCGACGTCAGGGAAGTGCTGGGCTTCTGGCTCCCCGCCATTCCGGGCATAGCCCTCGGCGTATGGACGCTGAAGGTCGTGGATATCGAGGTGCTGGAACTTCTGCTCTGCATCCTCATCGTGGTGCATATCGTAGTGCAGCTCATTCAGGACTGGCTGGGAACGTGCATGGCTCCCCGTGCGGTCATGAAGTACGTCTGCGGTTTCGTGGCGGGCTTCTTCGGCGGCGCCATCGGCATCAACGGTCCCATCATGGCCATCTACGCCTCGCTCATGTGCATGGAAAAGAACAGGGCGCGCGGCTTCTTCGCCAGCGCCACGGCCACTTCCTACATCAATATCGCCATCGTGGCCGCAAACGGCCTGCTCACCGAACAGGTGCTCTCCTCCTGCTCCTGGGTGGCTCCTTCCGCCGTCATCGGTTTTCTGTGCGCCTGCCCGCTGGCCAAGCGCATCAAGCAGGAAACCTTCCACATCGCGCTGCTCATCCTTCTGGCCTTCGCCGCGCTTTCCCTGTTCGTGCGCGTCATTCCCGCCTTCTTCTGATCCGGGCTTCCTTCCCGGCTCCGTCGCCTCCAGAGGCCGCCCTTCCCTTCGGGGAACGGCGGCCTTTTCGGTTCCCCGGCCCGGACATACGGAAACGGCACGCCCGGAGAGCCGCGTCGAAAAAACGTTCTCTGAACAAAAGCGCGCCGCGGCCGGAAACGCAGAAAAACGGCCCCGGCAATAACGCAGCGCCTCAAGGCCTGCGCAACGCCTTTGCGGAATCTGTCCATGCCGGAGCCCATTCCGCCGCCATGCCCGGCGTCGCCCCTTCCGACGCGCACATGGCGGCAGACACACGGCGGCAACAGGCGGCACGCCCCGCTGCCGCCAGAATACGCCCTTCCCGAAGCCGCCCCCGCATCCTGCGGCAGGCGGAACACTCTGTCCGGCCGCGCCGTAGCCCCCGAAAGGCTTCGCCGCTTCAGCGGTTCTTCGCTTTTCCCTCTCCGACGAAGAGGATACGCTCATCTCCGGCAAAGTTTCCCACCGTCCGGGACACGGGGCCGGGGCAACTTGCCGCTTCTGCGGCGCGTGCGCCCTTCCGCGCACATCTTCGTCATATTTCCCCCATGCCCTTTTCTTCCCGCCATGATACAACTGTCGGCGGTGCTGCGGGACAAAGCCCGTGTGCTTTTGCAGTTCCCTTTCCGCTCAGGCATTCCAGCCTCTCCGTTGCGGCCGCCTTCCGACGGGCGCAGTTGCCGGACCGCACCCCATGTTTCGGCCAATCAAAGGGAATGCCCGATATTCTCGCTCTGCGTTCTCCGGCCCCGGCCGGGCTGGGGGGGCTTTAAACCGGAAACGCCCCGGGAAAGCCCGGGGCGTAAAGAACGGCAATCGCTCATGCTGCGGAACATGCCGGAACGCGCTTTCCGCGCAGCTTTCCGGCAGCGCCGCTGTTGCCTGCGCTAGTCCTTGCGGTAATGGCAGCCCAGGCTCTGCTTGTTGCGCAGCGCGGCCTGAGTGATGAGGTAGGCCGTCTGGCAGCCGTGGAAAAGGTGCACCAGAGACTGCGTGAGCGGAGTATGCCGGTAAAAGTCGTGCAGGTGGCTCGTCAGATCGCGCAGATCGGCAAAGGCGCGGCGCAGGCGGCTTTCGGTACGGATGATGCCCACATAGTTCCACATGGTGTGGCGTATGGTGGCCCAGTCCTGCGCAATGAGGGCCGGGTCGTCGTTATGTTCGTTGCCGGTATGCTTCCAGTCCGCGATTTCGGCGAACACGCGCGTGTCGAAGTGTTCCGACACCATGCGGGAAGCGATGTCCTCACCGGCGGAAATGCCCCACAAAAGCGCCTCAAGGAGCGAAGTGCTGGCAAGGCGGTTTGCGCCGTGAATACCCGTGCAGCTGCATTCGCCCACGGCATAGAGCCTGTCCAGCGTGGTTCTGCCGTGCAGATCCACCAGAATGCCGCCGCAGAAGTAATGCGCCACGGGCACGATGGGCAGGGGCTGGGTACGCATGTCGATGCCGATTTTCCGGCAGCTTTCAAACACGGTGGGGAAGCGGCGCGTTACGTCGCAGTCCAGAGTGGAGCAGTCGAGGAGCATGTGTTTTTCGCCGGTGGAGAGCATTTCGCTCACAATGGCCTGGGAAACCACGTCGCGGGGGGCAAGGTCGCCCCGGCTGTCGTAGCGGTACACGAAGCGTTCGCCCCGGCTGTTGACCACATGGGCGCCTTCCCCGCGCAGGGCTTCGGTCAGCAGCGGAATCTGCTGGGCATGGTTGAAAAGCCCCGTGGGGTGGAACTGCATGAATTCCATGTTGGCAAGGCGCACGCCCGCGCGGTGCGCCATGCTGATGCCGGACCCCGTGGCCCAGGGATTGTTGGTGGAATACAGGTACACCTGTCCCACGCCGCCCGTGGCGAGCACGGTCATTTCGGCAAGGTGCAGTTCCACTTCACCCGTGGCGTCGTTGAAGGCGTAGGCGCCCACGCACTGGTTGGTGAGCTGGTAGTGGTAGGCGTTGGAACGGGCGTGGTGTTCCGTGGTCACAAGGTCGACGGCCGAACGCCCGGCAAGCACGGTGATGTTTTCATGGGCGGCCACGGCGGCATGAATGTATTCAATGATGGTTCTGCCCGTGTAGTCGGCGCAGTGGGCAATGCGCGGCACGGCGTGCCCGCCTTCGAGGGTCATGTCCCATCCGCCCCCGGCGTTGCGGTCGAAGGGCACATGGAGCTTTTCGATGAGCAGCTTCTGCACGGCCTCGCCGCCGTGCCCGGCAAGAAAATGCACGGCCTCGCCGTAGTTGTAGTCGTGCCCCGCCACGAACATGTCGTGTTCAAGGGATTTCTGGTCTTCCGGGTCGGTGGAGAAAACGATACCCCCCTGGGCCATGGCGGAGTTGCCGCCGTCCAGCCCCTCGGTGGGCATGAGAAGATGCACCTCAAAGCCCCTGTCGGCCATGGTAAGCGCGGCCGAGCATCCGGCCAGGCCGGAACCTATGACAAGAACCTGGGAACGATAGCGTAATGCGTTCATAGCAAATGTCCAAACTGCGGCAGGCTCCGCAGAACATGGGTGCAAGGACACCCGTTTGATTCCTCGGAAAACCGCGCGGCCCCTTCCGGCGGGCGGAAGCCGTACATCACGGGCAAAGGGGCGCGGCGCGTCTTCTCGCGGCCTGTGGGCGGGCTTTTTTCAGGTCGCAATCCTCAACGCCGGAGTCTCAGCCTCCGGCGTCATGATACCCTGAAAGGGTTCTACCGGCAATGCTCCAGCATACGGACGACGGCGTCGCGGGCGGGGGCCTTCAGTTCCTCTTCCACGGAAACGACGCCCGTACCGTCCTCCAGATGCTCCAGCACGGCAAGGAGCTTCGGGGCATCCACCTTTTCCATGTCGGAGCAGGAGGCCTGCGCCAGCGGAATGATATTGATGCGCCCGGCGTAGCGTTCCATGAGACGATGCACGAGGTGGAACTCCGTGCCTATGCACAGGTTTTTCTCGCGGCCCTCGGCGGCGGCCTTTTCCACTTCCCTGATGAGGTAGGCCGTGGAACCTGCGCCGTCGCAGCGCTGCACCACATCCGGCGTGCATTCGGGGTGCACGAGCACGCGGCAGCCGGGGAAGTGGCTGTGGAAGGCGTCCACCATTTCGGGCTTCATCAGGCTTTCGTGGATGGGGCAGCAGCCCGGCCAGAGCAGAATTTTCGCTCCGCGCACCGCCTCGCTTTCAAGGTCGTTCCCGGAAGCGGAAATGAACACCTGCTTTTCCCCGGGAATGCCGAGAATGCGCGCCGTATTGCGGCCGAGGTTCCTGTCGGGCAGAAAGAGCACCGTATCGCCCCGCTCCATGGCCCATTGCAGCATGGTCTTCGCATTGGAGGAGGTGCACACGGCCCCGCCGAAGCGGCCCACCACGGCCTTCACGGCCAGGGAGGAATTGACGTAGGCGAGGGGCACCGTCTTCATGCCGAGCGCGGCAAGCTTTTCCAGCACCCTTTCCACATCGGCGGCGCGGGCCATGCGGGCCATGGCGCAGTCGGCCGCATGGTCGGGCAGAAACACCCGCTGCGTCGGGCGGGCCAGAAGTGCGGCGGATTCCGCCATGAAATACACGCCGCAGAAAACGATGTTGCGGGCCTCGATGTCGGGGATGCGCCGGGCCAGTTCCAGAGAATCGCCC from Mailhella massiliensis harbors:
- a CDS encoding sulfite exporter TauE/SafE family protein, with the translated sequence MNDLLIIAGAWFIGAFINGLTGMGGTLIALPLISLFVSSKDVILISLISGTLVGTMTMVFYWRHIDVREVLGFWLPAIPGIALGVWTLKVVDIEVLELLLCILIVVHIVVQLIQDWLGTCMAPRAVMKYVCGFVAGFFGGAIGINGPIMAIYASLMCMEKNRARGFFASATATSYINIAIVAANGLLTEQVLSSCSWVAPSAVIGFLCACPLAKRIKQETFHIALLILLAFAALSLFVRVIPAFF
- a CDS encoding YigZ family protein, which encodes MPGYQVPDLPLFDGSAPGGGQWVRFEEEIKRSRFITTLARADSRERALALVECVRREFPDARHNCYAYAVGRPGDTAQIGQSDDGEPHGTAGRPMLAQLLYGGVGEVAAVTTRYFGGIKLGTGGLTRAYQNGVKEALALLPVTEKKVFVRASVRIGYAYVDRFYRLLPRFQARVAEEAFDEAARFTLEMPEECLEPCRLALSEATDGSGQLAPEEE
- the nadB gene encoding L-aspartate oxidase; translation: MNALRYRSQVLVIGSGLAGCSAALTMADRGFEVHLLMPTEGLDGGNSAMAQGGIVFSTDPEDQKSLEHDMFVAGHDYNYGEAVHFLAGHGGEAVQKLLIEKLHVPFDRNAGGGWDMTLEGGHAVPRIAHCADYTGRTIIEYIHAAVAAHENITVLAGRSAVDLVTTEHHARSNAYHYQLTNQCVGAYAFNDATGEVELHLAEMTVLATGGVGQVYLYSTNNPWATGSGISMAHRAGVRLANMEFMQFHPTGLFNHAQQIPLLTEALRGEGAHVVNSRGERFVYRYDSRGDLAPRDVVSQAIVSEMLSTGEKHMLLDCSTLDCDVTRRFPTVFESCRKIGIDMRTQPLPIVPVAHYFCGGILVDLHGRTTLDRLYAVGECSCTGIHGANRLASTSLLEALLWGISAGEDIASRMVSEHFDTRVFAEIADWKHTGNEHNDDPALIAQDWATIRHTMWNYVGIIRTESRLRRAFADLRDLTSHLHDFYRHTPLTQSLVHLFHGCQTAYLITQAALRNKQSLGCHYRKD
- the nadA gene encoding quinolinate synthase NadA, translated to MDYKNCGPDAIHARIAELKKKFGSALVILGHHYQADEIIRHVDIVGDSLELARRIPDIEARNIVFCGVYFMAESAALLARPTQRVFLPDHAADCAMARMARAADVERVLEKLAALGMKTVPLAYVNSSLAVKAVVGRFGGAVCTSSNAKTMLQWAMERGDTVLFLPDRNLGRNTARILGIPGEKQVFISASGNDLESEAVRGAKILLWPGCCPIHESLMKPEMVDAFHSHFPGCRVLVHPECTPDVVQRCDGAGSTAYLIREVEKAAAEGREKNLCIGTEFHLVHRLMERYAGRINIIPLAQASCSDMEKVDAPKLLAVLEHLEDGTGVVSVEEELKAPARDAVVRMLEHCR
- a CDS encoding peptidylprolyl isomerase, translated to MSNPLILMETSSGDILLELFEDKAPVTVANFLRYVDEGFYDNTIFHRVIKGFMIQGGGLGVRMDEKPTHEPIQNEAGSGLSNTRGTIAMARTSEPHSAAAQFFINLVDNEELDHKDDTPEGYGYCVFGRVEDGMDVVDKIAKLKVKPQGEHEAVPVDMVVITRVGRFE
- a CDS encoding rubrerythrin family protein yields the protein MSKTYDNLMEAFAGESQANRKYLAFAAQAEKEGCRQAAKMFRAAAEAETIHALAHLRNAKEVKSTAENIQAAIAGETHECVNMYPGMILDAKNEEEMAVAKYLDMVCKVEGVHAELYKDVALDPSTDAEDYYICPVCGFISKGKFDGKCPVCGASGEKFYTVK
- a CDS encoding glutaredoxin family protein, which codes for METGSGALPLVGVVVIGVFLLILFFRRKNPAQKHRHVAPVPETGIPQGMEELYRWGVDPCSAGVPVMYTLHTCRHCVRLKDFLVQHGIEHRLVFVDEFDNPARKEIMATLRSYNARGSFPTLVAPDGRSVVGFREEAVKELLGLN
- a CDS encoding asparaginase, with product MMKRILMLATGGTIACEPSEDGLVPRLSGGAMLERLGELPCEVSVRELMNLDSSNLQPEDWETMARAVAEAHDDFDGFVISHGTDTLAYTAAALHQMLRHLARPVIITGSQLPLAMEGSDGPRNLRDAFFTACEGVPGVYVVFHGDVIDGARAKKMHTERFAAYASVNAPLARITPEGVQWRERRTSDGKAFSLVAGLERRVCVLKLIPGTRPELLDMLVDAGYRGIIIEGFGAGGVPNDSRGSFLPAIRRAVEKGVVIVCASQCVFDGVDLSRYPIGVLAARMGAVSGGDKTVETLTVRLMQALYHCRSMEDVRAFMERPV